Proteins co-encoded in one Haloarcula pelagica genomic window:
- the malQ gene encoding 4-alpha-glucanotransferase produces MRFSRRSGVFLHLTSLPSPHGIGDLGAGARSFVDFLDRSEQSLWQVCPLGPTAAIHGHSPYQAFSGFAGNPLLVDLEWLVDRGYLDSETAAPPAGIDAEEVNYEVVAQFKRECLRAAFDDFRETATEADRESFAQFRDRESGWLSDYALFRALKREFDGALWTEWPDDVTTREPDTLATYREDLADEIEFREFCQWVFDEQWRDLRAYASDRGIDLIGDLPIYVALDSADVWASPEAFRLDDDHRPTAVAGVPPNTGDSGQRWGNPVYDWDHLAETGYEWWLGRLDRLFDMVDIARIDHFKGFDEFWAIPADSDDPANGEWLDGPGAAFFEAVRDRFGNLPFIAEDLGFVDHSSYDLRSQFDFPGMRVPQYADWCEEGNMYQPMHFPENSVGYTSTHDTDTVVGYYHSLGDRQRECLHYNLGSDGEDVHWDIVEAVWNAESTIAMTTMQDLLGLGSDARFNTPGTTDGNWAWRVTDAQLDDDIATELQLITDATIR; encoded by the coding sequence ATGCGTTTCAGTCGCCGCAGCGGCGTGTTCCTGCATCTCACTTCGCTCCCGAGTCCCCACGGCATCGGCGATCTCGGTGCCGGCGCCCGGTCGTTCGTGGACTTTCTGGACCGATCAGAGCAGTCACTCTGGCAGGTCTGCCCGCTCGGGCCGACCGCCGCGATCCACGGCCACTCGCCGTACCAGGCCTTCTCGGGGTTCGCCGGCAACCCGCTGCTCGTCGATCTGGAGTGGCTCGTCGACCGTGGGTACCTCGACAGCGAGACGGCGGCCCCGCCCGCCGGCATCGACGCCGAGGAAGTGAACTACGAGGTCGTCGCCCAGTTCAAACGCGAGTGCCTACGGGCCGCGTTCGACGACTTCCGGGAGACGGCCACGGAGGCCGACAGGGAATCGTTCGCACAGTTCCGAGACCGCGAGTCGGGCTGGCTCTCCGACTACGCCCTGTTTCGCGCGCTCAAGCGGGAGTTCGACGGCGCGCTCTGGACGGAGTGGCCGGACGACGTGACGACCAGAGAGCCCGATACCCTCGCGACCTACCGCGAGGATCTGGCCGACGAGATCGAGTTCCGGGAGTTCTGCCAGTGGGTGTTCGACGAGCAGTGGCGCGACCTGCGCGCCTACGCGAGCGACCGTGGGATCGACCTGATCGGCGACCTGCCCATCTACGTCGCGCTGGACTCTGCCGACGTGTGGGCCTCGCCCGAGGCGTTCCGACTCGACGACGACCACCGACCGACGGCCGTCGCCGGGGTCCCGCCCAACACCGGCGACAGCGGCCAGCGCTGGGGCAACCCCGTCTACGACTGGGACCACCTCGCCGAGACGGGCTACGAGTGGTGGCTGGGACGGCTCGACAGACTGTTCGATATGGTCGACATCGCGCGGATCGACCACTTCAAGGGGTTCGACGAGTTCTGGGCGATCCCGGCCGACAGCGACGACCCAGCCAACGGGGAGTGGCTCGACGGCCCCGGCGCCGCGTTCTTCGAAGCGGTCCGCGACCGGTTCGGAAATCTCCCCTTTATCGCCGAGGATCTGGGGTTCGTCGACCACAGCAGCTACGACCTCCGCAGCCAGTTCGACTTCCCCGGGATGCGCGTCCCCCAGTACGCCGACTGGTGTGAGGAAGGGAACATGTACCAGCCGATGCACTTCCCCGAGAACAGCGTCGGCTACACATCGACCCACGACACCGACACCGTCGTCGGCTACTACCACTCCCTGGGCGACCGCCAGCGCGAGTGCCTGCACTACAATCTCGGCTCGGACGGCGAGGATGTCCACTGGGACATCGTCGAAGCGGTCTGGAACGCCGAGTCGACCATCGCCATGACGACGATGCAGGACCTCCTGGGACTGGGGAGCGACGCGCGGTTCAACACCCCGGGAACGACCGACGGTAACTGGGCCTGGCGTGTCACCGACGCGCAACTCGACGACGATATCGCCACCGAACTCCAGTTGATCACCGACGCGACGATCCGTTGA
- a CDS encoding response regulator transcription factor yields the protein MVGEVLVVDDDETIRWLVAHRLEAADYDVRLCEDGREAADLLGTDYEPDLIVLDVMMPRLDGTRLVRMIRNGELAVPQDLPIVMLTSRGREEHVLEGFDAGVDDYVTKPFRSAELVARIRRQIDA from the coding sequence ATGGTAGGTGAGGTACTCGTCGTCGACGACGACGAAACGATCAGGTGGCTGGTGGCCCACCGCTTGGAGGCGGCCGACTACGACGTGCGACTCTGTGAAGACGGACGCGAGGCGGCCGACCTCCTCGGAACCGACTACGAACCCGATCTGATCGTCCTGGACGTGATGATGCCACGGCTCGACGGCACTCGACTGGTCCGGATGATCCGCAACGGGGAGCTGGCAGTCCCACAGGATTTACCGATCGTCATGCTCACCTCGCGTGGCCGGGAGGAGCACGTCCTAGAGGGGTTCGACGCCGGCGTGGACGATTACGTGACGAAGCCGTTCCGAAGCGCGGAGCTGGTCGCCAGGATCCGGAGACAGATCGATGCGTGA
- a CDS encoding glycosyltransferase family 4 protein: MATQVLMLAWGFPPNVTGGLDTAVGELFERLTTRDDVDIELVLPAEYAPDGYENIHGVPTGEGDIITRIGRLSGEFVDRAADADIVHTNDWFGYNPGSRAQSTHDVEWVTTFHSLSSDRNMEPPEREVQTEQRIVNRADHLVAVSKYTAGKIRREYGREAQVIYNGFSSVEATGRDIKAELGIDGEMLFFVGRHTDQKGISYLLYALSKLRRDDLTLVLGGSGHLTAQLKRFTELLGIEDQVEFVGYLPEEELGDYYASADLFVSPSLSEPFGITFTESLSVGTRVVASNAGAAEVLPEDCLIEVEPQSDSIADGIEYGLTLDTPIEYDVRTWDEVAEDHADLYKSIAAGTESEASDDEAGT, encoded by the coding sequence ATGGCTACACAGGTCCTGATGCTGGCATGGGGGTTCCCGCCGAACGTGACCGGTGGACTGGACACGGCGGTCGGCGAGTTGTTCGAACGACTCACCACGAGAGACGATGTCGACATCGAACTCGTGTTGCCAGCGGAGTACGCCCCCGACGGCTACGAGAACATCCACGGCGTCCCGACCGGCGAGGGTGACATCATCACCCGGATCGGCCGGCTCTCCGGGGAGTTCGTCGACCGGGCGGCCGACGCCGATATCGTCCACACGAACGACTGGTTCGGCTACAACCCCGGTTCGCGTGCGCAGTCGACCCACGATGTCGAGTGGGTGACGACCTTCCACTCGCTGTCCTCGGACCGCAACATGGAGCCCCCTGAACGGGAGGTCCAGACCGAACAGCGGATCGTCAACCGCGCGGACCACCTCGTCGCCGTCAGCAAGTACACCGCTGGCAAGATCCGACGGGAGTACGGCCGCGAGGCACAGGTCATCTACAACGGCTTCTCCTCGGTCGAGGCCACTGGCCGGGACATCAAGGCCGAACTGGGTATCGACGGCGAGATGCTCTTTTTCGTCGGCCGCCACACCGACCAGAAGGGCATCTCGTATCTCCTGTACGCGCTCTCGAAGCTCCGTCGTGACGACCTGACGCTCGTTCTGGGCGGATCGGGGCACCTCACCGCGCAACTGAAGCGGTTTACCGAACTGCTCGGGATCGAGGATCAGGTCGAGTTCGTCGGCTACCTGCCCGAGGAGGAACTGGGCGACTACTACGCTAGCGCGGACCTGTTCGTCTCGCCCTCGCTCTCGGAGCCGTTCGGCATCACGTTCACCGAGTCGCTCTCGGTCGGGACCCGCGTCGTCGCGAGCAACGCCGGGGCCGCGGAAGTGCTCCCCGAGGACTGCCTCATCGAGGTCGAGCCCCAGTCCGACTCCATCGCGGACGGGATCGAGTACGGGCTGACACTCGATACCCCGATCGAGTACGATGTCCGGACCTGGGACGAAGTCGCCGAGGACCACGCGGACCTGTACAAGTCGATCGCCGCGGGGACGGAATCCGAGGCCTCGGACGACGAAGCCGGAACCTGA
- a CDS encoding HalOD1 output domain-containing protein, which yields MATKLHQRHIPDETDDALSALVVHAVGTATETPVEELPPLYDVIDPDALDVLFSGSETDGSVQFGSGESLDDGDFDR from the coding sequence ATGGCAACAAAGCTACACCAACGACACATCCCAGATGAGACCGACGATGCCCTGAGTGCTCTCGTGGTACACGCAGTCGGTACCGCGACAGAGACCCCGGTCGAGGAACTGCCACCGTTGTACGACGTGATCGATCCCGATGCTCTTGATGTGTTGTTTTCGGGCAGCGAGACAGATGGTTCCGTGCAATTCGGCTCTGGTGAATCGCTGGACGACGGCGACTTCGACCGTTAG
- a CDS encoding DUF7510 family protein → MSDSEDASGGRSIPISIDVDIDDGRTVITATGDRDAAVVVESRSGERIYLPPEDFERPPDSAADTPHADSPYQSVESDSPYQSADSDSPYQPAESDSPYQSADNSDSPYQSGGDVSERAGLSPTGDGFRIVHPEPVTDLRVLR, encoded by the coding sequence ATGAGCGACTCCGAGGACGCTTCCGGCGGACGATCGATTCCGATCTCCATCGATGTCGACATCGACGACGGCCGAACGGTCATCACCGCGACGGGCGACCGAGACGCCGCCGTCGTCGTCGAATCCCGATCGGGCGAACGGATCTACCTCCCACCGGAGGACTTCGAACGGCCGCCCGACTCCGCCGCCGACACGCCACACGCGGACAGTCCGTATCAGTCCGTGGAGTCGGATAGCCCGTACCAGTCCGCAGATTCCGACAGTCCCTACCAGCCCGCGGAGTCGGACAGCCCGTACCAGTCGGCCGATAACTCCGACAGCCCGTACCAGTCAGGCGGCGACGTGAGCGAGCGCGCCGGACTCTCGCCGACGGGCGACGGGTTCCGAATCGTCCACCCGGAGCCGGTCACCGATCTCAGAGTCCTGCGCTGA
- a CDS encoding NDP-sugar synthase, with the protein MDAIVLAGGYATRLWPITRNRPKMLLPVGEETIIDGILSDLEADDRVSDVYISTNEYFADEFEEHIEESDFEKPQLSIEDTTDEDSKFGVVGALSQLIDREGIDDDMLVVAGDNLMGFDIGEFASFFEETGTPCIAAYDVGSKQRATSYGVVELDGTQVVGFQEKPDNPKSTLCSIACYAFPSETLPLFDEYLAEDNNPDEPGWLMQWLAERDAVNAFTFDSYWYDVGEADAYIEAVQWALGDDTIVADSATVTNSKLGDNVHVMADATVTDATLEDTVVFPGATVEDAAIEWSLIDRESVVSDVDLQRSLIGEHSKVR; encoded by the coding sequence ATGGACGCAATTGTTCTGGCAGGTGGGTACGCAACGCGACTCTGGCCGATCACGCGAAACCGTCCGAAGATGCTCCTCCCGGTGGGCGAGGAGACGATCATCGACGGGATCCTCTCGGATCTGGAAGCCGACGACCGTGTCTCGGACGTGTACATCTCTACGAACGAGTACTTCGCCGATGAGTTCGAGGAGCATATCGAGGAGAGCGACTTCGAGAAACCACAGCTCTCGATCGAGGACACGACCGACGAGGACTCGAAGTTCGGTGTGGTGGGTGCGCTGTCACAGCTCATCGACCGCGAGGGGATCGACGACGACATGCTGGTCGTCGCCGGCGACAACCTGATGGGCTTCGATATCGGCGAGTTCGCCTCCTTCTTCGAGGAGACCGGGACGCCCTGTATCGCCGCCTACGACGTGGGGTCGAAGCAGCGAGCCACGTCCTACGGCGTGGTCGAACTCGACGGGACGCAGGTCGTCGGCTTCCAGGAGAAACCGGACAACCCCAAGAGCACGCTCTGTTCGATCGCGTGTTACGCGTTCCCCAGCGAGACGCTCCCCCTGTTCGACGAGTACCTGGCCGAGGACAACAACCCCGACGAACCGGGTTGGCTGATGCAGTGGCTCGCCGAGCGCGACGCGGTCAACGCCTTCACGTTCGACAGCTACTGGTACGACGTGGGCGAGGCCGACGCCTACATCGAGGCCGTCCAGTGGGCGCTCGGCGACGACACGATCGTGGCCGACAGCGCGACGGTCACCAACAGCAAACTCGGCGACAACGTCCACGTGATGGCCGACGCGACCGTCACCGACGCGACGCTCGAAGATACGGTCGTGTTCCCGGGCGCGACGGTCGAAGACGCGGCCATCGAGTGGTCGCTGATCGACCGCGAGTCGGTGGTCTCGGACGTGGACCTCCAGCGGTCGCTCATCGGCGAGCACTCGAAGGTCAGGTAA
- a CDS encoding glycosyltransferase family 2 protein, translating into MHSPEHVLGTALVLFALFVVGYYTVVNAGYLLLHVLALLELRDDVRESQWDPPFRKFTTPFYPGIGVVVPAYNEEATIVESVRSMLSLNYPELEVVVVNDGSTDETVERLIDAFELEPVDAEVPFEVPTEQIDRVYRSRVYEELLVVDKANGGKSDALNAGVWLTDMPLFCAVDSDTVIDREALLSLVRPFLEAPTTAVASGGVIRVANDCRIEDGVVKEVSLPKTGLPGLQVMEYLRAFYSGRLGLNRINGLILISGAFGLFQTDAVREIGGYRQDTITEDFDIVVRLHRYLKETDREYTVDFVPEPVAWTEVPATRRVLSRQRRRWYRGMVETLVTHWRMLFNPKYDRLGTAVMPFFVLAETIGPLIEGLGYVLLPLAWYFGLLDVEFFLVFFLLTTGFGVFLSWFGVFSEVWSFNRYDSPWQVLRLLWYGVLENFGYRQWKTLVAWRGFVEYLAGVDSWGTMERAGFSIGDD; encoded by the coding sequence ATGCACTCGCCGGAACACGTCCTCGGCACAGCACTGGTGCTGTTCGCACTGTTCGTCGTCGGGTACTACACCGTCGTCAACGCGGGCTATCTGCTGTTGCACGTCCTGGCGCTGTTGGAGCTTCGGGACGACGTTCGCGAGTCCCAGTGGGACCCGCCGTTCCGGAAGTTCACCACGCCGTTCTACCCCGGGATCGGCGTCGTCGTCCCCGCGTACAACGAGGAGGCGACGATCGTCGAGAGCGTCCGGTCGATGCTGTCGCTGAACTATCCGGAACTGGAAGTCGTCGTCGTCAACGACGGATCGACCGACGAGACGGTCGAGCGGTTGATCGACGCCTTCGAACTGGAACCGGTGGACGCCGAAGTCCCGTTCGAGGTCCCGACCGAGCAGATCGACCGCGTGTACCGCTCACGGGTCTACGAGGAGTTGCTGGTCGTCGACAAGGCAAACGGCGGCAAGAGCGACGCGCTCAACGCCGGCGTCTGGCTCACCGATATGCCGTTGTTCTGTGCGGTCGACTCCGACACCGTCATCGACCGCGAGGCGTTGCTGTCGCTCGTCAGACCGTTCCTCGAAGCGCCGACGACGGCCGTTGCCTCCGGCGGCGTCATCCGCGTCGCCAACGACTGCCGGATCGAGGACGGGGTCGTGAAGGAGGTCTCGCTCCCGAAGACCGGGCTCCCCGGCCTGCAAGTGATGGAGTATCTCCGGGCGTTTTACTCCGGGCGGCTCGGGCTCAACCGGATCAACGGGCTCATCCTCATCTCGGGGGCGTTCGGCCTGTTCCAGACCGACGCCGTCCGAGAGATCGGGGGGTATCGGCAGGACACGATCACGGAGGACTTCGACATCGTCGTCCGCCTCCATCGCTATCTGAAAGAGACCGACCGCGAGTACACCGTGGATTTCGTCCCCGAGCCGGTCGCCTGGACCGAAGTGCCCGCGACGCGGCGGGTACTCAGCCGCCAGCGGCGACGGTGGTACCGGGGGATGGTCGAGACGCTCGTCACCCACTGGCGGATGCTGTTCAACCCGAAGTACGACCGCCTCGGGACGGCCGTCATGCCCTTCTTCGTGCTGGCGGAGACGATCGGCCCGCTGATCGAGGGGCTCGGCTACGTCCTGTTGCCCCTCGCGTGGTATTTCGGCCTGTTGGACGTGGAGTTTTTCCTCGTCTTCTTCCTGTTGACGACCGGGTTCGGGGTGTTTCTCTCCTGGTTCGGCGTCTTCAGCGAGGTCTGGAGCTTCAACCGGTACGACAGTCCCTGGCAGGTGTTGCGTCTGCTCTGGTACGGTGTCCTGGAGAACTTCGGCTACCGGCAGTGGAAGACGCTGGTCGCCTGGCGCGGGTTCGTCGAGTACCTCGCCGGCGTCGACTCCTGGGGTACGATGGAGCGGGCCGGCTTTTCGATCGGGGACGATTAG
- a CDS encoding HEAT repeat domain-containing protein: MREPIVLQTGDVTAFGYAVPTTVVLVAVALVVGLALAVSFYLTIGLSVYRSVQDTRRDRVRPALREELLGRLFSPDPDWEDWVADCSRVERRVIESLLDEHLRELDGGDADRLRELGDALGIPDRSRRRLDDGGEYQRLHALTWLTLLRRPEPYFESSFEPRTPRERAAAVTLLQATDRLPDAETRISMLLDGADEQFTVFGQDTLYRVARTEPAPLLRAAGSDYRDWPEPLLAQVLAVCAHLETSVRDGSLEWVTAALETENDAIRAAAADALGSFGWRPSLRDQVFLERATGDPTPRVRAAVYEMLAAWGDREALTVLLFALVEEADPRALTIGTTALVGRRDRVDHDVAAVLGPAWEWSFEHSEYDRLAGKTATETVGG; encoded by the coding sequence ATGCGTGAGCCGATCGTCCTCCAGACGGGGGACGTGACCGCGTTCGGCTACGCGGTTCCGACGACGGTCGTCCTGGTCGCCGTCGCACTCGTCGTCGGACTCGCACTCGCCGTCTCCTTCTATCTCACTATCGGGCTGTCGGTCTACCGCTCGGTACAGGACACCCGGCGGGACCGGGTCCGACCGGCCCTCCGGGAGGAACTGCTCGGCCGGCTGTTCAGTCCCGACCCCGACTGGGAGGACTGGGTTGCCGACTGCTCCCGCGTCGAGCGCCGGGTTATCGAGTCGCTGCTCGACGAGCACCTCCGGGAACTCGACGGCGGCGACGCGGACCGGCTCAGAGAGTTGGGCGATGCCCTGGGTATCCCCGACCGCTCCCGCCGTCGGCTCGACGACGGCGGCGAGTACCAGCGGTTACACGCACTCACCTGGTTGACGCTCCTGCGCCGACCGGAGCCGTACTTCGAGTCCTCGTTCGAGCCACGGACGCCACGAGAGCGAGCGGCGGCTGTCACGCTCCTCCAGGCGACCGACCGACTGCCGGACGCAGAGACGAGGATCTCGATGCTGCTCGATGGGGCGGACGAACAGTTCACCGTGTTCGGACAGGACACGCTGTATCGCGTCGCCCGGACCGAACCCGCGCCGCTGTTGCGCGCGGCGGGCAGCGACTACCGCGACTGGCCCGAACCGCTCCTCGCGCAGGTCCTCGCTGTCTGTGCCCATCTGGAGACGAGCGTCAGGGACGGGAGCCTGGAGTGGGTGACCGCCGCGCTCGAAACGGAGAACGACGCGATCCGCGCGGCCGCGGCCGACGCACTGGGGAGTTTCGGCTGGCGGCCGTCGCTCCGTGACCAGGTGTTCCTCGAACGGGCGACCGGCGATCCCACCCCTCGCGTCCGCGCGGCAGTTTACGAGATGCTCGCCGCGTGGGGCGACCGGGAAGCGCTCACGGTTCTCCTCTTCGCGCTCGTCGAGGAGGCCGACCCCCGGGCGCTCACGATCGGAACCACGGCTCTGGTGGGGCGGCGCGACCGCGTCGATCACGACGTGGCAGCGGTTCTTGGACCCGCCTGGGAGTGGAGTTTCGAACACTCGGAGTACGACCGGCTCGCCGGCAAGACGGCCACCGAGACGGTGGGTGGATAG
- a CDS encoding type IV pilin N-terminal domain-containing protein, producing the protein MRIKELFEDDDAVSPVIGVILMVAITVILAAVIASFVLGLGDQTQSATPQASFSFDFEAGGGGNGVLSITHDGGDTIVAQELYVRGDSSDFVSSGSIAGGPPLDMDSPGDWTTAGYSSGSEISAGSSVDVGVSNDYDIRVVYEAQEGDSSATLGQDSGPEA; encoded by the coding sequence ATGCGAATCAAAGAACTGTTCGAAGACGACGACGCAGTGTCGCCGGTCATCGGCGTCATCCTGATGGTTGCGATCACGGTCATCCTCGCCGCCGTCATCGCGTCGTTCGTACTCGGACTGGGCGATCAGACACAGAGCGCAACGCCGCAGGCGAGCTTCTCGTTCGACTTCGAGGCAGGGGGTGGCGGGAACGGTGTACTCTCAATCACGCACGATGGTGGGGACACTATTGTCGCGCAGGAGTTGTACGTTCGTGGTGATTCTAGCGACTTCGTCAGTTCCGGGTCTATCGCTGGCGGACCACCACTCGACATGGACTCACCAGGCGACTGGACCACGGCCGGATACAGCAGTGGTTCTGAAATCTCTGCTGGGAGCAGCGTTGACGTTGGTGTCAGTAACGACTACGACATCCGCGTCGTCTACGAGGCCCAGGAAGGCGACTCCTCGGCGACGCTCGGCCAGGACTCCGGTCCCGAAGCGTAA
- a CDS encoding GAF domain-containing sensor histidine kinase: MSEPERRNYFRDLYELGSDPSATLGRKIEQAITIGRDRLGVDYGVLSYTGHGEYEVVDSTIESGEFRAGTIHDLETTWCRHVVDGREVLTVADAGASAYSDDIAREATCLQCYVGAPVRVDGDIYGTLCFSSETPREEPFDEDEQRFVELLTRWIGHEIERERHYQALDAQNERLDEFAGMLAHDLRNPLTTAYGYTELVAETVDDPESGYLGTALDSLDRMETLIADTLSLARDGVDVGERESVQLSTVARTAWKTVDPATATLTVVDDRTIHADESRLRQLFENLFRNVDEHCEADVTVTVAGTDDGFVVEDTGPGLPESIAASLFDGDYTEGRRGLGLLIVERIVSGHGWSGAVESTTDGTRFVFGDIGITTTPSVVS, encoded by the coding sequence ATGTCCGAACCGGAACGCCGGAACTACTTCCGTGACCTGTACGAGCTGGGCAGCGATCCGTCGGCCACGCTCGGTCGGAAGATCGAACAGGCCATCACGATCGGTCGGGACAGGCTCGGTGTCGACTACGGAGTCCTCTCGTACACGGGACACGGCGAGTACGAGGTTGTCGACTCGACGATCGAGAGCGGCGAGTTCCGGGCGGGGACGATCCACGATCTGGAGACGACTTGGTGTCGCCACGTCGTCGACGGCCGGGAGGTTCTGACGGTCGCCGACGCCGGTGCGTCGGCGTACAGCGACGATATCGCCCGCGAGGCCACCTGTCTGCAGTGTTACGTCGGTGCGCCGGTCCGAGTCGACGGCGACATCTACGGGACGCTGTGTTTCTCCAGCGAAACACCACGCGAGGAGCCGTTCGACGAGGACGAACAGCGGTTCGTGGAGCTACTCACCAGATGGATCGGTCACGAGATCGAGCGCGAGCGCCACTACCAGGCGCTCGATGCACAGAACGAACGCCTCGACGAGTTCGCCGGAATGCTCGCTCACGATCTGCGCAACCCCCTGACGACCGCGTACGGGTACACCGAACTCGTCGCCGAGACGGTCGACGACCCCGAATCGGGGTATCTCGGGACCGCGCTGGACTCGCTGGACCGGATGGAGACGCTGATCGCCGATACGCTCTCGCTCGCCCGCGACGGCGTCGATGTCGGCGAACGCGAGTCGGTCCAGCTCTCGACGGTCGCACGGACCGCCTGGAAGACGGTCGACCCCGCGACGGCGACGCTCACGGTCGTCGACGACCGGACGATCCACGCCGACGAATCGCGGCTCCGGCAGCTGTTCGAGAACCTCTTTCGCAACGTCGACGAGCACTGCGAGGCGGACGTGACGGTGACGGTCGCAGGGACCGACGACGGGTTCGTCGTCGAAGACACCGGCCCGGGGCTACCGGAGTCGATCGCGGCGTCGCTGTTCGATGGCGACTACACCGAGGGTCGGCGCGGGCTCGGCCTCCTCATCGTCGAACGGATCGTCTCCGGGCACGGATGGAGCGGGGCGGTCGAGTCGACGACTGACGGAACCCGGTTCGTCTTCGGCGATATCGGAATCACCACGACACCCTCCGTGGTTTCGTAG
- a CDS encoding response regulator yields the protein MPIHTNGEAQSNVFSLPDTDRDIAILVVDDDPDLLDLTATFLEREEGGFEVRTESNPSDAIETVTEVELDAIVSDYDMPTMDGLEFLEAVRQINEGIPFILFTGKGSEEIASEAISKGVTDYLEKRTGPDQYSILSNRICNAVEQYRASETLKRSEEKFSKVVRNSTDVLGIVDETGRFKYISPACENELGYKQAELIGESAFDYMPPDDRKEAMDKFFTAVENPGREPTIEFRFEDPTGGWTLVEARGKNLFDDDFINGFVVNARDVTGLKEREQELEQQNEQLRNMRKMLSHDLQNPVSIAADSLVLYRDTGEEQWIEKAEKAIDRMDELLEQVSAMRMVETDISETETVELRDIVSSAWEMVETANSELHIEDSKAFEADCSRLKQVFENLIRNAVEHSDGSTVIRVGTTDGGLYFEDDGPGIPQGERDKIFESGYTTNPDKTGFGLNIVKEIVIGHGWDIEITESEGGGARFEIDGIVYQPAVYS from the coding sequence ATGCCGATCCACACGAACGGCGAAGCCCAGTCAAATGTCTTCTCGCTGCCCGATACCGATCGGGATATCGCGATCCTTGTCGTCGACGACGATCCCGACCTCTTAGATCTCACTGCGACATTTTTAGAACGTGAAGAAGGCGGCTTTGAGGTACGTACGGAGTCCAATCCGTCCGACGCTATCGAGACTGTCACCGAGGTGGAACTCGATGCGATCGTCAGTGATTACGATATGCCGACCATGGATGGACTCGAGTTTCTTGAAGCCGTTCGGCAGATAAACGAAGGCATCCCGTTTATATTGTTCACTGGGAAGGGTAGCGAGGAAATCGCGAGTGAAGCAATATCGAAGGGTGTCACGGATTATCTCGAAAAGCGAACTGGGCCGGACCAGTACTCGATACTTTCGAATCGCATCTGTAATGCTGTCGAACAGTACCGGGCCTCGGAAACGCTCAAACGGTCCGAAGAAAAGTTCAGTAAAGTCGTCAGGAATTCGACCGATGTCCTGGGGATTGTCGACGAGACGGGACGGTTCAAATATATCTCACCGGCCTGTGAGAACGAACTAGGGTACAAACAAGCGGAGCTGATCGGTGAGTCCGCCTTCGATTATATGCCGCCAGACGATCGAAAGGAAGCGATGGACAAGTTCTTCACTGCGGTGGAAAATCCCGGCAGGGAACCGACGATCGAATTCCGATTCGAAGATCCAACTGGCGGCTGGACACTCGTGGAAGCGCGTGGGAAGAATCTCTTCGACGACGATTTCATCAACGGATTCGTAGTTAACGCCCGTGATGTCACAGGGTTGAAAGAGCGTGAACAGGAGTTGGAACAGCAAAACGAACAACTCCGGAATATGCGGAAGATGCTGTCCCACGATCTTCAAAATCCAGTGAGTATTGCGGCTGACTCGCTGGTTCTGTATCGGGACACCGGTGAGGAACAGTGGATTGAGAAAGCTGAGAAGGCGATTGACCGCATGGACGAACTCTTGGAGCAGGTCTCAGCCATGCGGATGGTCGAGACCGACATCTCCGAGACCGAAACGGTCGAACTTCGAGATATCGTCAGTTCGGCCTGGGAGATGGTCGAAACAGCGAATTCGGAGTTACATATCGAGGACTCAAAGGCCTTTGAGGCCGACTGTAGCCGTCTCAAACAGGTCTTTGAGAACCTTATCCGCAACGCCGTTGAACACTCCGATGGGTCGACGGTTATCAGGGTCGGAACGACGGATGGCGGTCTGTATTTCGAGGATGACGGCCCTGGTATTCCGCAAGGGGAGCGCGATAAGATCTTCGAGTCCGGCTACACGACCAATCCCGACAAGACCGGATTCGGGCTGAATATCGTGAAAGAGATCGTTATCGGGCATGGGTGGGATATCGAGATCACTGAGAGCGAGGGCGGCGGTGCCCGATTCGAAATCGATGGCATCGTCTACCAACCAGCAGTCTACAGCTGA